The Orcinus orca chromosome 1, mOrcOrc1.1, whole genome shotgun sequence DNA window GAGAATAGTCTGAAGAAAGTTACAGAGAAATGAATTGTATGATGTATATGAACTATAAACAAACGGATAATGTTAGAGAATAAAAAGTGAGTTACGAGGTTGGCAAAGTAGGCAAGGCCTGATCTTGGAAGGTTTGGTGTGTTGGGTAAGGAGTTTGGAGTGTTCTTATTGGTAAGGAAGGGACTGTAGCGAGGTCTTAAGCCGAAAAGTGATGTGGTCAGTTGTGCGTTTTAGATAATTCAGCTGGACGTGGGGGATTGATGTAGGCAGGTTAGGGTTGGTGGCTGCAACCagcaataatccaggtgagagattgCTGGGGCCTGAACCAGCATGGTAGAGGTGGAAGGGTGAGGCAGATGTAAGAAGTAGAAAGTAGCATCAACAGGAATTTATAATTGATTGGGTGATTGGAGGCTGTGGTCAGATGGTGGAGCAGTATTGGGTGGTACTCTCTGCCAGGGCAGTAAATAGTAGTGGCTAGAGAGGAGGTGAAAGTTGTTGGACTTGAGGATTGGTTATTGGCTGGGTCACTGATATTACCCAGGATGATGGAGGAAATTTGTGAATTAAATgccaaaatatataataaatgtagGACTGTGATTGGCCATTGACAGGGGATTGGTAAATGACAACCATGAGGAAAGGTTAGAAGGTGACATATCCAAACGGTGTGTGAACATCAGGCGAGTACAGGTGGCATAGGAGACTTACAACAATGCTCAACCTAGGAGCTTAgtgatgtttattgttttaaatccATGAGTTTTGGTGGATATTTAATTAACTTTCTTAGCATTTATTCTCCTGGACTTGGTTTGATTGTTGGAAAAATGAGGTTAGGTTTGTGGAGGGATGAGTCTGGCtgcagaggccaaggatgcttATCTCTTTGAAATCTCTTAACCATTTAGATAAGTTTTACAGTGATTTCACATGCATCTTCTCATTGGATTCTTAACTCGAGGAGTAGTTTCTTTCATCCCTGTTTTGTAgatggggacagtgagactttgaagttaagtgacttaaggtcacacagctacacaGTTTGTTAATGACataggcagaatttttttttttaagtcccatttttcttttttctctttagttatttatggctgcgctgggtcttcattgctgcacatggtctttttctctagttgcggcaagcaggggctactgttgtggtgcgcagacttcattttggtggcttctcttgttatggagcacgggctctagacgtgtgggcttcagtagttggagctcacaggcttagttgctccatggcatgtgggatcttcctggaccagggatcgaacccgtttcccttgcattggcaggcggattcttaaccactgtgccaccagggaagtcctgaaacagGCAGAATTAAAACtagttctagggcttccctggtagcgcagcggttgaaagtctgcctgccagtgcaggggacacaggttcaagccctggtctgggaagatcccacatgccgtggagcagctaggcccgtgagccacaattactgagcctgcgcgtctggagcctgtgctccgcaacaggagaggccgcgatagtgagaggcctgcgcaccgtgatgaagaggggcccccgcttgccacaactagagaaagccctcgcacagaaacgaagacccaacacagccttaaataaataaaatttttaaaaaaaccaaaaaaaaccccactagtACTAACCCTAAAGGCTTTCAGTTTCCCTGTTGTCGGCCCCTAAGTTCATCTGATGCAGCTTCTATATTAGAATTTAGAGTGAATTCTCTACTTCTCCTCATTTCACCTACATTTAAGGGATGAATTGATTGGGGGTGCTGGCAGGGAGAGCACAAGGGACCAAAAGCAGTATTTTGGAGGCCAGAGGAACAATTGGGGtaatatttaatagaaaattcTGCTGAATATGTAGCGCTAAAATTGCAGTTAACAGGTCTTACTTAGCAGAAGTTACTATCTATCTCCAGTAGGATCTGGACTTAGGGCAGCATCTGTTGGATATACAGAGCTCTaggctgtattctttttttttttgctgtacgcggccctctcaccgctgcggcctctcccgttgtggagcacaggctccggacgcacaggctcagcggccatggctcacgggcccagccactccgcgggcacgaacccgcgtcccctgcatcagcaggcggactcccaactactgcaccaccagggaagcccgaggctgtattttttaataagtactttgtagggacttccctggcaggccagcagttaagactccgtgcttccaatgcaagggtcggggaactaagatcccacatgccgtgtggtgcagtcaaataaataaataaataaatactttgtaaaagttaataaatgcttattaagcactacactgtgccaggcattgtgttggGCTCTGGGAATATAGGAATGGATGACTAATTCCTGACATTGAGTGGTTCACaggttctttccttttccttatagTATAGTGGGGATTGCAGCTGCTGAGCAGGGATTCTGGAAAGCGTTGTGCACCTGAGCCCCCAGCATGGCGGGCCTAAAGCGGAGGGCAAGCCAGATGTGGCCCGAAGAGCATGGTGAGCAAGAGCATGGGCTGTATAGCCTGCATCGCATGTTTGACATCGTGGGCACCCACCTGACACACAGAGACGTACgagttctttccttcctctttgttGATGTCATTGATGACCACGAGCGTGGCCTCATCCGAAATGGACGTGACTTCTTATTGGCGCTGGAGCGCCAGGGCCGCTGTGATGAGAGTAACTTTCGCCAGGTGCTGCAACTGCTGCGCATCATCACTCGCCATGACCTGCTGCCCTACGTCACCCTCAAGAGGAGACGGGCTGGTGAGGGTGCATTGGGGGCTGGGGACACTGGAATCAGGGAAGAGCTGTGGGCGGCCCTGTGTGAGCACCATGGGAGTCCAAGCAGAAGGAGGCATTGACGCTGGGGAGTACTGAGGAGAATAAGTTATGAGGCCCATTGGAGGGTTGGACTAGGAGAAGGGAAGGGTGTATCTTTTCCTGAGTGAACCCCTCTCCCCCTACAGTGTGCCCTGATCTTGTAGACAAATATCTGGAAGAGACATCAATTCGCTATGTGACACCCAGAGCCCTCAGCGATCCAGAACCgaggcctccccacccccctaAAACAGGTGAGACAATATTAACTCCCCCTAATTTCCATAATCAAGAAAGAGGACACTGGACCCATCTTTTCCCAGTTTTGCCAGCCTAAATGAAAGGACAGTGTCCCCCCCCCACCCATATCTGGCCCCCAAAAAATCAGATGAGGTGTTAATGCTTCATCTGGGTCCTGTAATTGTTCCCACATTGTGTCCACCTTTCAGGTCACATTATTGATACTGTTTTTAGTGCTAAGTCTAAATGATCCTTCCTCATTCCAAGTGAACTGTTTGAATTTCTGCTTTTACCCTACTATGTCTCCCTTTTTACCCTCTGGTCAGTGCCTCCCCACTATCCTGTGGTGTGCTGCCCCACTTCGGGCCCTCAGATGTGTAGCAAGAGGCCAGCTCGAGGGAGAGCCACACTTGGGAGCCAGCGAAAACGCCGGAAGTCAGTGACACCAGATCCCAAGGAAAAGCAGACATGCGGTGAGGAAGTTCAAGGGTTCTAGAGGTAGAGTAGACTTGAAGGGAAATACAAAGAACTGCTGGAATACTGGGCAGTTATTCTATTCAGTGTAAGGCTCAGTTTGATTGCTGTTGCAAAGTGAGATTGAATGGTATAGTCTCTGGGAGGAGAACTCCTCTACCTTTGTGGCAGAGTACATTTCAACTCTTTCTAGGTAATACTAGATGAAAGGGATGCTGTTATGACATCCTTATTGTAGGATGACCCAAGTCATGATAGAGTATTAAAGTGAAATTCTGTGTCTGTTAATTAGGAAAATATCTCCTAGAATCAAGGTGCTACTTGTGAGTGATGGAAGTAATCTGACCTGGGCATGGCCCATTTAAGGGAACCTCTTGAGTTCAGGCAAGGATTTCAGAGGTACACAGAAAAGAACTAGTCCTGGGAAGAGGTAGAGAAGCTGTCAGGTGATGTTCCCAACTTTGCTACTCTGCTGTTCTATTCAACCTTTCAGACTTGGCTGTAAACTGCAACCTcttctgcatatcttcttttccCCACAGACATCAGACTGCGGGTTCGGGCTGAATACTGCCAGCATGAGACTGCTCTGCAGGGCAACGTCTTCTCTAACAAGCAGGACCCACTTGAGCGCCAGTTTGAGCGCTTTAACCAGGCCAACACCATCCTCAAGTCCCGGGACCTGGGCTCCATCATCTGTGACATCAAGTTCTCTGAGCTCACCTACCTCGATGCATTCTGGCGCGACTATATCAATGGCTCATTACTAGAGGCACTTAAAGGTGTCTTCATCACAGACTCCCTCAAGCAGGCTGTGGGCCACGAGGCCATCAAGCTGCTGGTGAATGTGGACGAGGAGGACTATGAGCTGGGCCGACAGAAACTCCTGAGGAACTTGATGCTGCAAGCATTGCCCTGACCTTTTTCCCCTTCTCACTTCTCGGGGGACTTCTTACCACCCACCTCTGGAGCTTACATACCGTTCTGGGGTTTGTCCTCTACCCTTCCAACCAATCAcacccctgccttttttttttttttaaaggaaaagacaaatgaaaaatggaagtggtgttccccacccctccctgcacCCATGTGCCTGGGCTTCCCTTTGTTTCCCTTTTCCACCTACACCCCTCATGTGTGTCTCTACAGCCACCTTGCCATTGAGCCATAAGACAAATGTATAGGGAGAAGCAAAGTCTATAGAACATAGTCTTTGTAAGGGATTGAAGTGATCACTGCTTTTGGGTGCATTGAGGGGTTATCAGTACTTCTGGCTTTATGAGGGCTCTTAAATTTTGTCTGAGAAACCAAAGGGCTGTCAGTAGGGAGCTGTGTGGAAGGTGGGACTCTGaagtgtattttggaaattaatcaccACCCTCTCCCaaattatagaatttttaaaaaacaaagaagctgTGGCCCtttccactctcttctggccctTGGTGCTGCTCCTCTCTGCCTCGTTTCCTCCATTCCATGGCTTGAAACCTCGGCCTGGTGTGgctccttccttttccctctttgtCAAACCCTCTTCAAAGGAGTAATAGGTAAGCGGACTAGGTCAGCCTAGTCGCCCTCCCAGCTGtgttgtgtgtgtacacacatacacagggtGGATGGAGAAGAGGTTGCTGATTAaaatacactccccctaaaaaggggaagggggagtgtGACACTTCCTTTCCATGttcaagtgaaaataaataatgtaccCTGCAGCCCTTTTCCCCTTTGCTTTCTTCTGGCTTGGGCAAAGGGCATCATAGGTGAAAGTGAAATGATTCAATAtcaattcctttcttcttcttctttccccaTCCTctatccccactcccacccccaagcTTGGGAGCATGGGGTTGGGACATGCACTGAGTGTCGCACTTTTATTTAGATAGGGAGGCATGTTGAATGAGTCAGGAGGCCTAGAACTGGAGTCTAGTCCAGCTGGTACAATACCACCTCCCCTTTCAGCTCCCAAAAGAGATATCCAGACAcagactttattatatttttttcattgccAGTGCTGCTCAGCCCTCAGCATAACTTCAGTTTTCATGAAATAAACAGTGACTATATAAAATTCCACTTTCTGAAACTGAAATCTGAGCTCAGGTGAAAGtttcttctttcccaagaagCTGAGCCTGTGTTCCAGCAAGAGAGACAAGGTTCTCCAAGTGAGGGGAGCTGCACCTGGGTCGTGCCTACAAGTCACAGCAACACCAGCTCACAATGGGGGTCTCAACGGACAGAAGTCAAAAGTCTTAAGACAGTGGGTGACCCAGATGGCCATAGAGTTCAGGCCTACGATGCTGGAACACAGGCAGGTGTTGGCGCAACTGTCGCAGATAATTGAGGTCAATTCGGGCAAGGCAGAGGCCTGGTCCTTCAGAGCAGCGGGCCACCACTGTTCCCCAGGGATCTACCACCATGCTATGGCCATAACTTGCTCTCTTCTCATGGTGGCGTCCACACTGTGCTGCCGCCACTACGTAGCACTGGCTTTCAATGGCACGGGCCCGCAGCAACACCTGGGGATAGGAGATAGGCGTTCACTTAAATACAGGTAGCAGCTAGTAGGGAAGTGATAGGCCATGGACATTACAGGCCAATCTACCCACTGTGACCATTCTGATAATTGCCTATGAACGATTTACTATGTTAACTATTCTGAGAGGCAACAATCTGGGGAAATGAATTTTCCCACTaggtgggaaggagaagaaaatctTTTAACTGGTAGAGCCAAGGGAGGAGAATGAGGTAAGAGAAGACCCTTATGTTCTAAAGAGGTGTCCTCTTACCTCCCAATGGGCTGGGCCTGTAACAGATCCAAACGCTGAAGGGTAGGTAAGTATTTCTGCTCCAGCCTGAACCAATGCCAGAGAGAGTTCAGGGAACCGCATGTCATAGCAGATAGCTAGACCAATCTGGAATGAAAACAGCCTATTTAGTCTCCCGCCCTGTTTGTCACAGCATCTGGTCATAACCCCGCTACTGCACTCCTTAGGGCTTTCTATACTACCACTTCAAAATATTCCTATTCCCCTCCCTCTTgttcctcccccaccctcatccTTTCACAACTCCCACCTTGCCTGCTGGTGTGCTGATAGGAGACTCAAGACTGGGCCCAGGTATGGTAGAGTTGCTTTCATGCATAGGCCCCTGCCCTGGAATCTCTACGTCACACAGATGCGTCTTCCTATACGTGGCCACTACTGACCCTTGAGTAAGAGGGAGAAAGAGTACTCAGTGCTGGTGCTCTAGAAGCCCAGCTTAGTTCCTCTCCTCCCAAAGAGGAGGTAGCTTATAGGCTAGGAACAGAAATACAAACGCCCCTAAAACCCTTGGCCAAGGAAACAGTTGAGAAACAACACAGAATTCTGGAGAATCTTAGGTAGAAGAGCCTGAGAAGAGGCAGGCTGAAGAGTCTCACCCTTGTTGTTCAGAATCACATGACAATTGTAGATTTTCTGAGTCTGCTCCCAGTCTTGGCCACGCTCATGGAAACCACCCAAGGACAGCCAGAGTCCACATTCCCTGAGGGGGAGGGGACACTGACAACTCTTCTCAAGGCTCTACCCTCATATCTGGCAATCCTGGGACATTACCCAGAAAGAAACtacttctccctccccctttccctgatACCTGGCAAGCTGGGTATATTCTCCCAAAAGGTTCCCACCCAGTGGCTCAGACAGGTGAAGCGTCTCTTCAGGGTTCCGTGCAATGAAGTCAAATGCCTCAGGCAGGAAAGCCAGGCAAGCGCCCAGTCTGGCAGCCTCCCGAATCAGCTCAGCACATGTTATAAAGTTCTGCTCCTTGTCTGGTGTCGATGTTACCTGGCACACAGCCACCAGGGGTAGttcccaggaggaagaggagacagcCATGGCTCTGAGTCTGTAAATGGCACAGGCAGGACTCAGACTGACTAGCATGGGGAAACCCAAGTTTAATGATAAGAGGCTAAAATGGGGAGGCAGGAAGGCTGGGCTTTCCTTTGAATCTGCTCTTACAGGGCACAGTGACCCATGGTACAATGACCCACTGATCAAATGTTCTGTGATGGTTGGCACCCCAGTGTTTCCCACCATCCatacatttaacaaacatttattgagcatctactacgtgccaggcactgagaaCACAACAAAACATGTTACCTGGGCTGAGCACAAAGTACTGAGAGTCGAGGTATCCGGAGTCCAGGACACAAAAGAAGGGACAGGAGCTGGTGAGGAGGCCTGATGATGAAGCCCAACCTGAAGAAGGTGAGAAATCAGGACACCAACCCCACTCTCAAGCAATAAATTTCTAAGATCCTCTGACTTCTCTCTTCATACTGTGAAGCTGAATCAGGGCCCCGCCTGTAAAACCCCCCAAGTCTTCAAAACACTCTGTACCATAAGTAATTATGGGCTACCGGAAGAGCTCATAAAgtgggaagatggaggaaagggctTTGATCTCACATTAAATTGAAGCCTCTTTCCTCAAATGTTTCCGCAGTTCACAAGTCATCTCCAAGATACTTCTTTGGTTTTCCCAGCCTCTGTTCTTGACTGTGCACCTGCACAGTTTTATTGACGCAAAGCATATTTCCCCCACCAGAGTCTCTGAGGGGAAGTTCACCCTCCCTCGTTCCTCATCACCCAGGGCCTAACCCGCGCCCCACTCTCCAGTTAACCCGTTCTTCCCCGCCTCTCCCAGGGGCAGCGTCTCTGTTGCACAAGTTAAAGCATGGCAGGTGAGAGTCACCGCAGCGGTTGGTATAGGTAGGAGGTCCTACATGAAGATACGACCAAAACGATTCGCAGGATCCGAACCGAAGAGCGGCCTGGAGGTGGGGTCGCTGGGGGCGAGAGGGCGGTAACTCCGAGACCGGACGTGACGCAGGGCGGGTGGGCTGAGCTACGCAGGCCGGAAGCCCAGCAGGCGGTGAAGATGGCGGAGAACAGCGGTCGCACTGGCAAGAACAGCGGGAGCGGCGCGGGGAAGGGGACGGTGTCAGCAGAGCAGGTGGGGAGCAGGGAACGCGAAGGAGGGCAACCCGGCTGGGTCCGGAGTCGATGTGAGAACGGGGGAAGCCTGTGGCTGGTGCAGACCTTTACTCCAGTCCCACATTTGCGTGGCCACCCAGAGAGGGGCGGGTCCTTGGAGAAGCTAGCCGAGCCCAGGGGAGAGAGTAGGCGGATTGGTAGGTGAAAGCCACGCCCCCTCGGGGTGTTGAGTGAGCCAGGGGGATAGAAAAGCTCTGAGAAGCAGGGTCTGGGAGGATGCGCAAGTCTGAGGAAAGATGGGTGGTCACTTTCCCTATTTTCCTCCGCACCTTCAAACAGGGTATGGCTGGGCAAGGCAGCTTCTAACGAATCCCAGGGGATTAGTCAACGGCTGGGAGTGTAGTCTGTTACTGGACCCTGAAACCACGTTGAAAATCGTCATCGCTCTGCAGAGACACGTGACTCACATAACTCGAACAGTCTAGTGTTTCATACTATTTTGATTCGGGAGTCATTActagattgaattttttttagagACCAGAAATCCTTTACTAAGAATCCGAGTATGCATTTCCCCTAGTGCCTTGCCTAGCACCGGGAAACGTTTGATAAATTAATCAGAAAAGCCCCTTGTGGCTTGGGAACCATGGTTTGCTAATAGTGGGGCTAGTGTTTACTAGGGGTGGGAAGAAATCTGCGTAATAGGGAAACAGTCAAAAcaacagctttttatttttttttattttttatttttttaaaaactttttaaaagtgctttattTGCAGAGAGACTATgatttgtggcctctcccgttgcggagcacaggctccggacgcgcaggctcagcggccatggctcatgggcccagccgctccgcggcatgtgggatcttcccggaccggggcacgaacccgtgtcctctgcatcggcaggcggactctcaaccactgggccaccagggaagccccaacaacagctttttaaattatagtttcatTTATCAGTTATTTGTTGAACAGTTACTATAGGCAGAGGTATTTGCATAAAGATCTTTAAAACTGACCCCTACAGTCAAAGAGCTTATAGTCTGGTGGGAAAAATATGACATACAAAATGTTAATGTGAGGCAGAAATATATCTAAGGGAGATATAAAGTGCTATGGAATtttggggaggaaagaagagatagTTTCTGACTTAGGGGGAAAAAGGCAAGGGAGAAGGAACTTAATACTTTTTGAGGGTCTGCCATGTGTCAGACATTCTGCTGGGTACagggaaaaagataaatgaaatagacctTGTTTTCAAGTTAACACAGACTCATTTGAGAAAAGACAAagcaaacagttttttttttttgaattttacattattttttatacagcaggttcttattagttatctattttatacatattagtgtatatatgtcaatcccaatctcccaattcatcccaccaccacccctctcccgccactttccccccttggtgtccatacatttgtttctctacatctgtgtctttatttctgccctgcaaacaggttcatctgtaccatttttctaggttccacatatatgcgttaatatatgatacttgtttttctctttctgacttacttcactctgtatgacagtctctagatccatccacgtctcaacaaatggcccagtttcgtttctttttatggctgagtaatattccattgtatatatgtactacatctttatccattcgtctgttgatgggcatttagtttgcttccatgacctggctattgtaaatagtgctgcaatgaacattggggtgcatgtgtctt harbors:
- the DEDD gene encoding death effector domain-containing protein encodes the protein MAGLKRRASQMWPEEHGEQEHGLYSLHRMFDIVGTHLTHRDVRVLSFLFVDVIDDHERGLIRNGRDFLLALERQGRCDESNFRQVLQLLRIITRHDLLPYVTLKRRRAVCPDLVDKYLEETSIRYVTPRALSDPEPRPPHPPKTVPPHYPVVCCPTSGPQMCSKRPARGRATLGSQRKRRKSVTPDPKEKQTCDIRLRVRAEYCQHETALQGNVFSNKQDPLERQFERFNQANTILKSRDLGSIICDIKFSELTYLDAFWRDYINGSLLEALKGVFITDSLKQAVGHEAIKLLVNVDEEDYELGRQKLLRNLMLQALP
- the NIT1 gene encoding deaminated glutathione amidase isoform X1 produces the protein MLGFIIRPPHQLLSLLLCPGLRIPRLSVLCAQPRLRAMAVSSSSWELPLVAVCQVTSTPDKEQNFITCAELIREAARLGACLAFLPEAFDFIARNPEETLHLSEPLGGNLLGEYTQLARECGLWLSLGGFHERGQDWEQTQKIYNCHVILNNKGSVVATYRKTHLCDVEIPGQGPMHESNSTIPGPSLESPISTPAGKIGLAICYDMRFPELSLALVQAGAEILTYPSAFGSVTGPAHWEVLLRARAIESQCYVVAAAQCGRHHEKRASYGHSMVVDPWGTVVARCSEGPGLCLARIDLNYLRQLRQHLPVFQHRRPELYGHLGHPLS
- the NIT1 gene encoding deaminated glutathione amidase isoform X3 yields the protein MAVSSSSWELPLVAVCQVTSTPDKEQNFITCAELIREAARLGACLAFLPEAFDFIARNPEETLHLSEPLGGNLLGEYTQLARECGLWLSLGGFHERGQDWEQTQKIYNCHVILNNKGSVVATYRKTHLCDVEIPGQGPMHESNSTIPGPSLESPISTPAGKIGLAICYDMRFPELSLALVQAGAEILTYPSAFGSVTGPAHWEVLLRARAIESQCYVVAAAQCGRHHEKRASYGHSMVVDPWGTVVARCSEGPGLCLARIDLNYLRQLRQHLPVFQHRRPELYGHLGHPLS